Proteins found in one Polyodon spathula isolate WHYD16114869_AA chromosome 10, ASM1765450v1, whole genome shotgun sequence genomic segment:
- the tank gene encoding TRAF family member-associated NF-kappa-B activator isoform X1 gives MERKMGDQLNKAYEAYRQACIEKESAKKELLQKTEAYERHISELKLQLEEQNKVIAELRAQQSSAGSSSRGNVKGSENILEDKETVLQTHRKNESQSLLPYGELHKHQAVTSHRENLAMANLNIAESAPRKSVPYPGSGIAIDERKEVVEAFNEIRGTLQIIQNTTRKQKDHLNKLRIKNEAANEGQFSMPIQCTDVTVEQGPLKATKKTNTNIEISSASITSRGVSPEDEDCLDSFSNLSVKFPPIDTEYDFLNSAPEKPVVLATGRTFTAFTKDSDEVTQTEHAPSCRRNDWEPLAPGSDINHLNMAKPPASSATLDTFPPEVVRGPQQLFWSPHNSEDCADPEQNANPSRCEFCQAMLPAGIASNRDEFLRHLNSHFKDPASNGF, from the exons ATGGAGAGAAAAATGGGGGATCAGCTCAATAAAGCGTATGAAGCCTATCGTCAAGCATGCATTGAAAAAGAAAGTGCTAAGAAGGAACTTCTACAAAAg ACGGAAGCTTATGAACGCCATATCAGTGAGCTGAAGCTGCAGTTAGAGGAGCAAAACAAAGTCATTGCAGAACTTAGAGCCCAACAGAGTTCTGCAGGAAGTTCCTCCAGAG GCAATGTCAAAGGCTCAGAGAATATACTTGAAGACAAGGAGACTGTTCTGCAGACGCACAGAAAAAATGAATCTCAGTCCTTATTACCATATGGTGAACTCCATAAACACCAAGCAGTCACATCGCACAGGGAGAATCTAGCAATG GCAAATTTGAATATTGCTGAGTCAGCACCAAGGAAAAGTGTTCCTTATCCAGGGTCTGGAATAGCTATTGATGAAAG GAAAGAAGTCGTTGAGGCTTTCAATGAGATCCGTGGTACATTACAGATCATTCAGAATACGACAAGAAAACAGAAGGATCACTTGAATAAGCTGAGGATAAAAAACGAGGCAGCAAATG AAGGTCAGTTTTCCATGCCTATACAATGCACTGATGTCACAGTTGAACAAGGACCcctcaaagcaacaaaaaagacTAACACCAATATAGAAATAAGCTCTGCTTCTATAACATCCCGAGGAGTCAGCCCAGAAGATGAAGATTGCTTGGACTCCTTTTCTAATCTTAGTGTGAAGTTTCCACCTATAGACACTGAatatgactttttaaatagtgcaCCAGAAAAACCAGTAGTTCTTGCAACTGGAAGAACTTTCACAGCTTTTACAAAGGACAGTGATGAAGTTACCCAGACTGAACATGCTCCCAGCTGCAGAAGAAACGACTGGGAACCACTGGCTCCTGGTTCAGATATTAACCACTTGAACATGGCAAAGCCTCCTGCTTCTTCTGCTACTTTAGATACTTTTCCACCTGAGGTTGTACGAGGACCACAACAG cTCTTCTGGAGCCCTCACAACAGTGAAGACTGTGCTGATCCTGAACAAAATGCAAACCCCAGTAGGTGTGAGTTCTGCCAAGCCATGCTCCCAGCAGGAATCGCATCTAACCGGGATGAGTTTCTGAGGCATCTTAATTCACACTTTAAAGATCCAGCTAGCAATGGGTTCTAA
- the tank gene encoding TRAF family member-associated NF-kappa-B activator isoform X2 encodes MERKMGDQLNKAYEAYRQACIEKESAKKELLQKTEAYERHISELKLQLEEQNKVIAELRAQQSSAGSSSRGNVKGSENILEDKETVLQTHRKNESQSLLPYGELHKHQAVTSHRENLAMANLNIAESAPRKSVPYPGSGIAIDERKEVVEAFNEIRGTLQIIQNTTRKQKDHLNKLRIKNEAANEGQFSMPIQCTDVTVEQGPLKATKKTNTNIEISSASITSRGVSPEDEDCLDSFSNLSVKFPPIDTEYDFLNSAPEKPVVLATGRTFTAFTKDSDEVTQTEHAPSCRRNDWEPLAPGSDINHLNMAKPPASSATLDTFPPEVVRGPQQKCFCH; translated from the exons ATGGAGAGAAAAATGGGGGATCAGCTCAATAAAGCGTATGAAGCCTATCGTCAAGCATGCATTGAAAAAGAAAGTGCTAAGAAGGAACTTCTACAAAAg ACGGAAGCTTATGAACGCCATATCAGTGAGCTGAAGCTGCAGTTAGAGGAGCAAAACAAAGTCATTGCAGAACTTAGAGCCCAACAGAGTTCTGCAGGAAGTTCCTCCAGAG GCAATGTCAAAGGCTCAGAGAATATACTTGAAGACAAGGAGACTGTTCTGCAGACGCACAGAAAAAATGAATCTCAGTCCTTATTACCATATGGTGAACTCCATAAACACCAAGCAGTCACATCGCACAGGGAGAATCTAGCAATG GCAAATTTGAATATTGCTGAGTCAGCACCAAGGAAAAGTGTTCCTTATCCAGGGTCTGGAATAGCTATTGATGAAAG GAAAGAAGTCGTTGAGGCTTTCAATGAGATCCGTGGTACATTACAGATCATTCAGAATACGACAAGAAAACAGAAGGATCACTTGAATAAGCTGAGGATAAAAAACGAGGCAGCAAATG AAGGTCAGTTTTCCATGCCTATACAATGCACTGATGTCACAGTTGAACAAGGACCcctcaaagcaacaaaaaagacTAACACCAATATAGAAATAAGCTCTGCTTCTATAACATCCCGAGGAGTCAGCCCAGAAGATGAAGATTGCTTGGACTCCTTTTCTAATCTTAGTGTGAAGTTTCCACCTATAGACACTGAatatgactttttaaatagtgcaCCAGAAAAACCAGTAGTTCTTGCAACTGGAAGAACTTTCACAGCTTTTACAAAGGACAGTGATGAAGTTACCCAGACTGAACATGCTCCCAGCTGCAGAAGAAACGACTGGGAACCACTGGCTCCTGGTTCAGATATTAACCACTTGAACATGGCAAAGCCTCCTGCTTCTTCTGCTACTTTAGATACTTTTCCACCTGAGGTTGTACGAGGACCACAACAG AAATGTTTCTGCCATTGA